In Cheilinus undulatus linkage group 16, ASM1832078v1, whole genome shotgun sequence, one DNA window encodes the following:
- the fam126a gene encoding hyccin isoform X1 yields the protein MLAMDQGVVEEWLSEFKTLPDSAVSNYAASLKDKGSLVPALYKVIRENYSDLLEPVCHQLFEFYRSGEPQLQRFTLQFLPELLWSLLSVSAARDPHTSGCIEALLLGIYNLEIVDKDGQSKVLSFTVPSLSKPSVYHEPSAIGSMALTEGALANHGLSRVVYSGPHLQRENFTAQNRFEVLTFLLLCYNAALSYMTSTSLQSLCQLSSRVCICGYPRQQIRRYKGISTRLTVTSEFLVQLITGIHYALCNGEVELGSKALDDVLYRAQLELFPEALLVGNAIKSSLHGAALKSNNKEGARSIQVEITPTSSRISRNAVTSLSIRGHRWKRHDAVDLGSPDELMDISEVDEGVWPGGVGPDMTPPTITISNSVTTLNLGAKAMKKCRLGVRSSKDKEAGPLTTGRANSESAELSVKRLTLTSSQSVPKAGALTSLTRTASAVFSRSFEQVASGNAPPNNNHTTSEAGRYSCSLQEDGMGYLSPAPNHTQRSPSISVHLGSDL from the exons ATGTTGGCTATGGACCAAGGAGTGGTGGAGGAATGGCTGTCAGAATTTAAG ACCCTCCCTGACAGTGCTGTGTCCAACTATGCTGCCTCACTAAAGGACAAAGGCTCTCtggtccctgctctctacaaAGTCATCAGAGAGAACTACAGCGAT CTGCTGGAGCCGGTTTGTCACCAGTTGTTTGAGTTTTACCGGAGTGGTGAGCCGCAGCTGCAGCGTTTCACGCTACAGTTCCTGCCAGAGCTCCTGTGGAGCCTGCTGTCCGTCAGCGCAGCCAGAGACCCGCACACCTCCGGCTGCATCGAGGCCCTGCTGCTGGGCATTTACAACCTG GAAATAGTTGATAAAGATGGACAGAGTAAAGTGTTGTCTTTTACCGTCCCTTCCCTCTCTAAACCATCGGTGTATCATGAG CCTTCAGCGATCGGCTCCATGGCACTCACAGAAGGAGCTCTAGCCAACCACGGCCTGAGCAGGGTGGTGTACAGTGGGCCacacctgcagagagagaacTTTACCGCACAGAACAG GTTTGAGGTGCTGACCTTCCTGTTGCTGTGCTACAACGCCGCTCTGAGCTACATGACGTCCACCTCCCTGCAGTCCCTCTGCCAGCTCAGCTCCAG GGTGTGTATATGCGGTTACCCAAGGCAACAGATACGACGGTACAAGGGCATAAGCACGCGGCTCACTGTCACGTCAGAGTTCCTGGTCCAGCTCATAACGGGGATACACTACGCCTT GTGCAATGGGGAAGTTGAACTGGGATCCAAAGCACTGGATGACGTCCTGTATCGGGCCCAGCTGGAGCTGTTCCCTGAAGCTCTGTTG GTGGGTAATGCCATCAAGTCGTCTCTGCATGGTGCAGCACTGAAGAGCAACAATAAAGAGGGTGCACGGAGTATCCAGGTGGAGATCACACCCACCTCCTCCAGGATCTCCAGAAATGCTGTCACGTCTCTGTCTATCAGGGGACACCGCTGGAAGAGACATG ACGCAGTGGATCTGGGTTCCCCGGATGAGCTGATGGATATTTCAGAGGTGGATGAAGGGGTGTGGCCAGGCGGAGTGGGGCCTGACATGACCCCTCCCACCATCACTATCAGCAACAGCGTCACCACGTTGAACCTGGGGGCCAAGGCCATGAAGAAGTGTCGGCTCGGCGTGCGCTCCAGCAAGGACAAGGAAGCGGGCCCTCTAACAACCGGGCGGGCTAACAGCGAGAGCGCAGAGCTCTCCGTCAAGCGGCTGACGCTCACTTCCAGCCAGTCGGTGCCCAAGGCGGGAGCTCTCACCAGCTTGACGCGCACTGCCAGCGCCGTCTTCTCCCGCTCCTTTGAGCAGGTGGCCAGCGGCAACGCCCctcccaacaacaaccacaccACCTCTGAAGCTGGCCGCTACTCGTGCAGCTTGCAGGAGGACGGGATGGGGTACCTGAGTCCGGCGCCGAACCACACGCAGCGCTCTCCCAGCATCAGCGTGCACCTTGGCTCTGATCTTTGA
- the fam126a gene encoding hyccin isoform X2, with protein sequence MLAMDQGVVEEWLSEFKTLPDSAVSNYAASLKDKGSLVPALYKVIRENYSDLLEPVCHQLFEFYRSGEPQLQRFTLQFLPELLWSLLSVSAARDPHTSGCIEALLLGIYNLEIVDKDGQSKVLSFTVPSLSKPSVYHEPSAIGSMALTEGALANHGLSRVVYSGPHLQRENFTAQNRFEVLTFLLLCYNAALSYMTSTSLQSLCQLSSRVCICGYPRQQIRRYKGISTRLTVTSEFLVQLITGIHYALCNGEVELGSKALDDVLYRAQLELFPEALLVGNAIKSSLHGAALKSNNKEGARSIQVEITPTSSRISRNAVTSLSIRGHRWKRHESQEVSVEIDASQGGVPIPEISVTGVGGERMANGDSLRPRPESDMPGATSEVSLDPRGHDSSTRSQEVRRQKSVRRMVENEGSGSAPTGRSQY encoded by the exons ATGTTGGCTATGGACCAAGGAGTGGTGGAGGAATGGCTGTCAGAATTTAAG ACCCTCCCTGACAGTGCTGTGTCCAACTATGCTGCCTCACTAAAGGACAAAGGCTCTCtggtccctgctctctacaaAGTCATCAGAGAGAACTACAGCGAT CTGCTGGAGCCGGTTTGTCACCAGTTGTTTGAGTTTTACCGGAGTGGTGAGCCGCAGCTGCAGCGTTTCACGCTACAGTTCCTGCCAGAGCTCCTGTGGAGCCTGCTGTCCGTCAGCGCAGCCAGAGACCCGCACACCTCCGGCTGCATCGAGGCCCTGCTGCTGGGCATTTACAACCTG GAAATAGTTGATAAAGATGGACAGAGTAAAGTGTTGTCTTTTACCGTCCCTTCCCTCTCTAAACCATCGGTGTATCATGAG CCTTCAGCGATCGGCTCCATGGCACTCACAGAAGGAGCTCTAGCCAACCACGGCCTGAGCAGGGTGGTGTACAGTGGGCCacacctgcagagagagaacTTTACCGCACAGAACAG GTTTGAGGTGCTGACCTTCCTGTTGCTGTGCTACAACGCCGCTCTGAGCTACATGACGTCCACCTCCCTGCAGTCCCTCTGCCAGCTCAGCTCCAG GGTGTGTATATGCGGTTACCCAAGGCAACAGATACGACGGTACAAGGGCATAAGCACGCGGCTCACTGTCACGTCAGAGTTCCTGGTCCAGCTCATAACGGGGATACACTACGCCTT GTGCAATGGGGAAGTTGAACTGGGATCCAAAGCACTGGATGACGTCCTGTATCGGGCCCAGCTGGAGCTGTTCCCTGAAGCTCTGTTG GTGGGTAATGCCATCAAGTCGTCTCTGCATGGTGCAGCACTGAAGAGCAACAATAAAGAGGGTGCACGGAGTATCCAGGTGGAGATCACACCCACCTCCTCCAGGATCTCCAGAAATGCTGTCACGTCTCTGTCTATCAGGGGACACCGCTGGAAGAGACATG AGTCCCAGGAGGTGAGTGTAGAAATTGACGCCTCGCAGGGGGGCGTGCCCATCCCCGAGATCAGTGTGACAGGTGTGGGCGGTGAACGAATGGCCAACGGAGACTCCCTGCGGCCACGCCCCGAGAGCGACATGCCGGGCGCCACCTCTGAAGTCAGCCTGGACCCCCGAGGCCACGACTCCAGCACGAGGAGTCAGGAGGTCAGGAGGCAGAAGTCTGTGAGGCGGATGGTGGAAAACGAGGGTTCTGGGTCGGCCCCCACAGGGAGGAGCCAGTACTAA